A stretch of Amycolatopsis balhimycina FH 1894 DNA encodes these proteins:
- the edd gene encoding phosphogluconate dehydratase: MSTVPTPSLHPVVAEVTARIAARSAATRTAHLDRAAAAYAEGPVRRGLACSNLAHGFAAMEGADKEALRAARAPGVAIVSSYNDMLSAHQPMQEYPAWLKKSVRSAGGVAQFAGGVPAMCDGITQGRAGMELSLFSREVIAMSTAIALSHDMFDASLLLGVCDKIVPGLLIGALSFGHLPAILVPAGPMNSGLPNKEKARVRQLYAEGLATREDLLDAEAASYHSAGTCTFYGTANSNQMVVEVMGLHLPGASFVQPGSSLRRALTEEAGRRVVAISRGEEYTPVSRILDEKAFVNGVIALLATGGSTNHTMHLVAIAAAAGIALTWDDFSDLSAIVPLLARVYPNGSADINHFHAAGGIQFLVGTLLDAGLLHEDVHTVAGFGLHRYRAEPILSDGELVWRDVPTRSLDEEVLRPAWRPFAADGGLRMVEGNLGRAVVKVSAVAPEHRVVQAPARVFTTQEAFTAAFEAGELDRDVVVVIRQQGPRANGMPELHGLTPALGVLMDRGHAVALLTDGRMSGASGKIPAAIQVTPEAAAGGRIARVADGDVIRLDASAGSLDVLVGDEELARRELVDSPPSEASWTGTGRELFAALRRAVGSADQGASVFGGLTPEHFGMPAFNTQEVGQ, encoded by the coding sequence ATGAGCACCGTCCCCACCCCATCGTTGCACCCGGTCGTCGCCGAAGTCACCGCCCGCATCGCCGCGCGCAGTGCCGCCACGCGCACCGCCCACCTTGACCGCGCGGCCGCCGCGTACGCCGAAGGCCCCGTCCGCCGTGGCCTCGCGTGCAGCAACCTCGCCCACGGTTTCGCCGCCATGGAAGGCGCCGACAAGGAAGCGCTGCGGGCCGCGCGCGCTCCCGGCGTCGCGATCGTCTCGTCCTACAACGACATGCTGTCGGCGCACCAGCCGATGCAGGAGTACCCGGCCTGGCTGAAGAAGTCGGTGCGCTCCGCCGGTGGTGTCGCCCAGTTCGCCGGTGGCGTGCCCGCGATGTGCGACGGCATCACGCAGGGCCGCGCGGGCATGGAGCTGTCCCTGTTCAGCCGCGAGGTGATCGCGATGTCGACCGCGATCGCGCTTTCGCACGACATGTTCGACGCCTCCCTGCTGCTGGGCGTCTGCGACAAGATCGTGCCCGGCCTGCTGATCGGCGCGCTGTCGTTCGGGCACCTGCCGGCCATTCTCGTGCCGGCCGGCCCGATGAACTCCGGGCTGCCGAACAAGGAGAAGGCCCGCGTCCGCCAGCTGTACGCCGAAGGCCTCGCGACCCGCGAAGACCTCCTCGACGCCGAAGCGGCGTCCTACCACTCGGCCGGCACCTGCACGTTCTACGGCACGGCCAACTCCAACCAGATGGTCGTCGAGGTGATGGGCCTGCACCTGCCGGGTGCCAGCTTCGTCCAGCCGGGGTCGTCCTTGCGTCGCGCCCTGACCGAAGAGGCCGGGCGGCGGGTCGTCGCGATCTCGCGCGGCGAGGAGTACACGCCGGTCTCGCGGATCCTCGACGAGAAGGCGTTCGTCAACGGCGTCATCGCGCTGCTCGCCACAGGCGGCTCGACCAACCACACGATGCACCTGGTCGCCATCGCCGCCGCTGCGGGCATCGCGCTGACCTGGGACGACTTCTCCGACCTCTCGGCGATCGTGCCGCTGCTGGCCCGGGTCTACCCGAACGGCAGCGCCGACATCAACCACTTCCACGCCGCCGGCGGCATCCAGTTCCTGGTCGGCACGCTGCTCGACGCCGGGCTGCTGCACGAAGACGTCCACACGGTGGCCGGGTTCGGGCTGCACCGCTACCGCGCCGAGCCGATCCTGTCCGACGGCGAGCTGGTCTGGCGCGACGTGCCCACCCGCAGCCTCGACGAGGAGGTGCTGCGCCCGGCGTGGCGCCCGTTCGCCGCGGACGGCGGGCTGCGGATGGTCGAGGGCAACCTCGGCCGCGCGGTCGTCAAGGTGTCCGCGGTGGCACCCGAACACCGCGTCGTCCAGGCGCCGGCGCGGGTGTTCACCACCCAGGAGGCCTTCACGGCCGCATTCGAAGCCGGCGAGCTGGACCGCGACGTCGTCGTGGTGATCCGGCAGCAGGGCCCGCGGGCCAACGGCATGCCGGAGCTGCACGGCCTGACCCCCGCGCTGGGGGTCCTGATGGACCGCGGGCACGCGGTGGCGCTGCTCACCGACGGCCGGATGTCGGGCGCGTCGGGCAAGATCCCGGCCGCGATCCAGGTGACGCCGGAGGCCGCGGCGGGCGGCCGGATCGCCCGCGTCGCCGACGGCGACGTCATCCGGCTCGACGCGTCCGCGGGCTCGCTCGACGTGCTCGTCGGTGACGAAGAACTCGCCCGGCGTGAGCTTGTGGATTCGCCGCCGTCCGAAGCATCCTGGACCGGCACCGGCCGGGAGCTGTTCGCCGCGTTGCGCCGTGCCGTCGGCTCCGCCGACCAGGGCGCATCCGTGTTCGGCGGTTTGACGCCGGAGCACTTCGGAATGCCCGCTTTCAACACCCAGGAGGTCGGTCAGTGA
- a CDS encoding helix-turn-helix domain-containing protein, with translation MTEKSTVRTREMAFELKSQREQKEMTLREVARRADWSASKVSAWENGRRISAIDAAIYLAHCGTKAAERARLLELTKPPGDLYWVRPYFDKLVDPMRSLIIQENLADRIVSHSPTAIPGMLQTEDYVKELHELAGRYTADRLKILVHARVDRQRLLQRRNPPRCLYFLYERSLRTIVRDPALMHEQLQYLVLSTNLPHCSIRILPDSALPYHLVGSRFTLMEFAEHPPVVYEETFAAGLFIDDRIAVEAFYVLATRLEQAALSEGESREVLIRLADEYEHMKE, from the coding sequence ATGACCGAAAAGAGCACGGTGCGCACGCGGGAAATGGCCTTCGAACTGAAGAGCCAGCGTGAGCAGAAGGAGATGACCCTGCGCGAGGTGGCGCGGCGCGCGGACTGGTCGGCGTCGAAGGTGTCGGCCTGGGAGAACGGCCGCCGCATCTCGGCGATCGACGCGGCGATCTACCTCGCCCACTGCGGCACGAAGGCCGCCGAACGCGCGCGGCTCCTCGAACTGACCAAGCCGCCCGGCGACCTCTACTGGGTGCGCCCCTACTTCGACAAGCTCGTCGACCCCATGCGGTCGCTCATCATCCAGGAAAATCTCGCCGACAGGATCGTCTCGCACAGCCCGACCGCCATCCCGGGCATGCTGCAGACCGAAGATTACGTCAAGGAGCTGCACGAACTGGCCGGGCGCTACACCGCGGACCGTCTCAAGATCCTCGTGCACGCGCGGGTCGACCGGCAGCGGCTCCTGCAGCGGCGGAATCCGCCGCGCTGCCTCTACTTCCTCTACGAGCGCAGCCTGCGCACGATCGTCCGTGATCCGGCGCTGATGCACGAGCAGCTGCAGTACCTGGTGCTGTCCACCAACCTGCCGCACTGCTCCATCCGGATCCTGCCGGATTCCGCACTGCCCTACCACCTCGTCGGCAGCCGGTTCACCCTCATGGAGTTCGCCGAACATCCGCCGGTCGTCTACGAGGAAACCTTTGCCGCGGGCCTGTTCATCGACGATCGGATCGCGGTGGAGGCGTTCTACGTCCTGGCAACACGACTGGAACAAGCCGCCCTGTCCGAGGGAGAATCGAGGGAGGTCCTCATCCGGCTGGCGGATGAGTACGAACACATGAAGGAGTGA
- a CDS encoding DUF397 domain-containing protein — protein MAARDLVWFKSSHSDADTEHSTCVEVALDTGSTAVRDSKAPGGGHLTVPHPAWSALLSSLR, from the coding sequence ATGGCGGCCCGCGATCTCGTTTGGTTCAAGAGCAGTCACAGCGATGCTGACACCGAACACAGCACCTGCGTCGAAGTCGCGCTCGATACCGGAAGCACCGCGGTTCGCGATTCCAAGGCGCCCGGCGGCGGGCACCTCACCGTCCCCCACCCCGCATGGAGCGCGCTCCTCAGCTCGCTTCGCTGA
- a CDS encoding succinate dehydrogenase/fumarate reductase iron-sulfur subunit produces the protein MSYKASFRVWRGDDAGGELQDFTVEVNEGEVVLDIIHRLQATQASDLAVRWNCKAGKCGSCSAEINGRPRLLCMTRMSTFTEDEVITVTPMRTFPVIRDLVTDVSFNYTKAREIPSFTPPADLKPGEYRMQQVDVERSQEFRKCIECFLCQNTCHVVRDHEENKEAFAGPRYLMRIAELEMHPLDIADRRDAAQDEHGLGYCNITKCCSEVCPEGIHITDNALIPMKERVADRKYDPIVWLGNKLFRRDK, from the coding sequence ATGAGCTACAAGGCGAGTTTCCGGGTCTGGCGTGGCGACGACGCCGGCGGCGAGCTGCAGGACTTCACGGTGGAGGTGAACGAGGGCGAGGTCGTCCTCGACATCATCCACCGGCTGCAGGCCACGCAGGCGTCGGACCTCGCCGTGCGCTGGAACTGCAAGGCGGGCAAGTGCGGCTCGTGCTCGGCGGAGATCAACGGCCGCCCGCGCCTGCTGTGCATGACGCGGATGTCGACGTTCACCGAGGACGAGGTGATCACGGTGACGCCGATGCGGACGTTCCCGGTGATCCGAGACCTCGTCACCGACGTGTCGTTCAACTACACGAAGGCGCGCGAGATCCCGTCGTTCACCCCGCCGGCGGACCTGAAACCGGGCGAGTACCGGATGCAGCAGGTCGACGTCGAGCGCTCGCAGGAGTTCCGCAAGTGCATCGAGTGCTTCCTCTGCCAGAACACCTGCCACGTGGTGCGTGACCACGAGGAGAACAAGGAAGCCTTCGCCGGGCCGCGGTACCTGATGCGCATCGCCGAACTGGAGATGCATCCGCTCGACATCGCGGACCGCCGCGACGCCGCGCAGGACGAGCACGGCCTCGGGTACTGCAACATCACCAAGTGCTGTTCGGAGGTGTGCCCGGAGGGCATCCACATCACCGACAACGCGCTGATCCCGATGAAGGAGCGTGTCGCTGACCGCAAGTACGACCCGATCGTCTGGCTGGGCAACAAGCTCTTCCGGCGGGACAAGTAA
- a CDS encoding fumarate reductase/succinate dehydrogenase flavoprotein subunit, which translates to MTEVERHSYDVVVIGAGGAGLRAVIEARERGFRVAVVCKSLFGKAHTVMAEGGCAASMGNANSNDNWQVHFRDTMRGGKFLNNWRMAELHAREAPDRVWELETYGALFDRTADGRISQRNFGGHTYPRLAHVGDRTGLELIRTMQQKIVSLQQEDFAETGDYEAKIKVFAECTVTELLTTDGKIAGAFGYWRESGRFVLFEAPAVVLATGGIGKSFKVTSNSWEYTGDGHALALRAGAKLINMEFVQFHPTGMVWPPSVKGILVTEGVRGDGGVLKNSDGKRFMFEYVPDVFKGQYAESEEEADRWYADQENNRRTPDLLPRDEVARAINSEVKEGRGSPHGGVFLDIASRLPAEEIRKRLPSMYHQFKELADVDITAEPMEVGPTCHYVMGGIEVDPDTAAASVPGLFAAGECSGGMHGSNRLGGNSLSDLLVFGRRAGLGAAEYVLGLDGRPAVEQSDVDAAAKMALAPFDPPDGGSAENPYTLHTELQQSMNDLVGIIRKAEEMAQALAKLDELRQRILRVTVEGHRQFNPGWHLAIDLRNMLMVSECVAKAALTRTESRGGHTRDDYPGLDAEWRNKLLVCAASPGDNPVVPDIDVEVKEQVPLRQDLLELFEFGELGKYYTDAELETHPGSKA; encoded by the coding sequence ATGACCGAGGTCGAACGGCACAGCTACGACGTGGTGGTGATCGGTGCCGGTGGCGCCGGTCTGCGCGCCGTGATCGAAGCTCGCGAACGCGGCTTCCGCGTTGCCGTCGTGTGCAAGTCCCTGTTCGGCAAGGCGCACACGGTGATGGCCGAGGGCGGGTGCGCCGCGTCGATGGGCAACGCGAACTCGAACGACAACTGGCAGGTCCACTTCCGCGACACCATGCGCGGCGGGAAGTTCCTCAACAACTGGCGGATGGCCGAGCTGCACGCCAGGGAGGCGCCGGACCGCGTCTGGGAGCTCGAGACCTACGGCGCGTTGTTCGACCGCACCGCGGACGGCCGGATCAGCCAGCGCAACTTCGGCGGGCACACCTACCCGCGGCTCGCGCACGTCGGTGACCGCACCGGCCTCGAGCTGATCCGCACGATGCAGCAGAAGATCGTCTCGCTGCAGCAGGAGGACTTCGCCGAGACCGGCGACTACGAAGCGAAGATCAAGGTCTTCGCCGAGTGCACGGTCACCGAGCTGCTCACCACCGACGGGAAGATCGCCGGCGCGTTCGGCTACTGGCGCGAGAGCGGCCGCTTCGTCCTCTTCGAGGCGCCCGCGGTCGTGCTCGCCACCGGCGGCATCGGCAAGTCGTTCAAGGTGACGTCGAACTCGTGGGAGTACACCGGCGACGGCCACGCGCTGGCGTTGCGGGCGGGCGCGAAGCTGATCAACATGGAGTTCGTCCAGTTTCACCCGACCGGGATGGTCTGGCCGCCGAGCGTCAAGGGCATCCTCGTCACCGAGGGCGTGCGCGGTGACGGCGGCGTGCTGAAGAACTCCGACGGCAAGCGGTTCATGTTCGAGTACGTGCCCGACGTCTTCAAGGGCCAGTACGCCGAAAGCGAAGAAGAAGCCGACCGCTGGTACGCCGATCAGGAGAACAACCGGCGCACACCGGACCTGCTGCCCCGCGACGAGGTGGCCCGCGCGATCAACTCCGAGGTCAAGGAAGGCCGCGGCTCCCCGCACGGCGGCGTCTTCCTCGACATCGCCAGCCGGCTGCCGGCCGAGGAGATCCGCAAGCGGCTGCCGTCGATGTACCACCAGTTCAAGGAGCTGGCGGACGTCGACATCACCGCGGAGCCGATGGAGGTCGGCCCGACCTGCCACTACGTCATGGGCGGCATCGAGGTCGACCCGGACACGGCCGCGGCGAGCGTGCCCGGCCTGTTCGCGGCCGGCGAGTGCTCGGGCGGCATGCACGGGTCCAACCGGCTCGGTGGCAATTCGCTGTCCGACCTGCTGGTGTTCGGCCGCCGCGCGGGACTCGGCGCCGCCGAGTACGTGCTGGGGCTCGACGGCAGGCCGGCGGTCGAGCAGTCCGATGTGGACGCCGCCGCGAAGATGGCGCTGGCGCCGTTCGACCCGCCCGACGGTGGTTCGGCGGAGAACCCGTACACCCTGCACACCGAGCTGCAGCAGTCGATGAACGACCTGGTCGGCATCATCCGCAAGGCGGAGGAGATGGCGCAGGCGCTGGCGAAGCTCGACGAGCTGCGGCAGCGGATCCTGCGCGTCACCGTCGAAGGGCACCGGCAGTTCAACCCGGGCTGGCATCTCGCGATCGACCTGCGCAACATGCTGATGGTCAGCGAGTGCGTCGCGAAGGCCGCGCTGACGCGGACCGAAAGCCGTGGCGGGCACACGCGCGACGACTACCCGGGCCTCGACGCCGAGTGGCGCAACAAGCTCCTCGTGTGCGCGGCTTCGCCGGGGGACAACCCGGTCGTCCCGGACATCGACGTCGAGGTGAAAGAGCAGGTGCCGCTGCGGCAGGACCTGCTGGAGCTGTTCGAGTTCGGCGAACTCGGGAAGTACTACACCGATGCGGAGCTCGAGACGCACCCCGGGAGCAAGGCATGA